TTTGATCGCCTCAACGTTATCGGCAGCCACAGTCTTGGCAAAGCCCAGCTGCACGCCCCACAAACGCTCCGCACCGGCCAGAAAGGTCTGTGCGTAATTCAAGGACCGCTCGATCCCGACTTGTTGAGCGCGGGAAAACTCTTCGGCAAAACGGTTGGAACCAAACGTCATGATCTTTCCTTTAGGATTTGTGCAACGCAACATCTGGAAGCATTGTGGCAGAACGCCGATACATGTCAATGCAATATTTGTGCGGCGCACAAAATAATCTTCAGACGAAAAAAAACGACCCTCAGGTCGTATTTTTAATCCGGTGGCTGAACCACCAACTCACGCGCGGGGAGACTCCCCATTACGCCTTGGTATCTACCGCGTTGCCCAGATTAGTCGGGTTGTTATATTGCGGCACCGGCGGTAATGCCTGCAGCAAGCTCAGCGCTGCCGAGGCCTGCGCGTCGTTGGCTTTTTTCATTACCCCGACGCCAACAGCCACGTTGGTCGCTGCGGGTTGCAGAACCAGAGAATTTAGCAAGCTGCTTGCCGTTGATGCAGAAGATGCGGAATCCATAAAACACTCCCATTGATATCAACAACATAACGTAACTTTGGCCACCGAGCAAGCCAGAGGGATCCCACACGCGCACTCCTCGGGGCATGCCTGGCACGGCGAGGGGTGATAGAATCGGCGCTATGAATACCCCTGCATTTATCCATCTCCGCCTGCACTCCGAATTCTCTGTGACCGACGGCATCGTGCGCATTGACGACGCGGTAAGTCATGCCAAAGCGTTAGGCATGCCCGCTGTTGCCGTATCGGATCTGATGAACCTGTTTGGCATGGTCAAGTTGTATAAGTCCTGCCGCAGCGCCGGTCTCAAGCCCATTGTGGCGCTGGATACATGGATCGAAAACGAAGAAGACCGCGACAAACCGACCCGCGTGCTGTTCGTTGCGCGCGATCGCGGTGGTTACGGGCGCTTGTGCGAGTTGCTGACGCGGGCCTATCTGGAAAACCAGTATCGCGGACGGGCTGAGCTTAAAAAAGCGTGGCTGGATGAAGGCGACAACAGCGGTTTGCTGTGTCTGTCTGGCGCCCATCAGGGCGAAATCGGCCAAGCCTTGCTGAATGGCAATCTGGAAGGTGCCAGAGAGTTGGCGCAATGGTGGCACGCTCGCTTTCCAAATGCGTTTTACCTGGAACTGCAACGCACTGGCAAGCCAGAGTGCGAAGTCTCCGTGCAAGGCCATCTTGATCTTGCCTCCGAACTGGATTTGCCCGTCGTCGCAACCCATGCCATCCAGTTTATGGCACCGGACGATTTCAAGGCGCACGAAGCCCGGACTTGCATTGCGGAAGGCTACGTCGTCTCCGACAAACGCCGCCCGCGTAATTTTACTGAAGAGCAGTATTTCAAAACACCTGCTCAAATGCAGGAGTTATTCAGCGATATTCCGGAAGCGCTGGCCAACACCATTACCATCGCTCAGCGCTGCAATATCAATATCGTGCTGGGCAAAAATTTCTTGCCGCTGTTCCCTACTCCGGAAGGCATGACGCTGGATGACTTCCTGGTGCATCAGGCCAAAGAAGGCCTGGAGATGCGACTGGCGCAGCTGTATCCGGATCAGGCCCAGCGCGATGCCGAACGCCCGCGTTACCAGGAACGGCTGAAGTTTGAGACCGATACCATCATCCAGATGGGTTTTCCGGGCTACTTCCTGATCGTGGCCGACTTTATTATCTGGGCCAAGCAAAACGGCTGCCCGGTGGGGCCAGGCCGGGGTTCGGGCGCGGGTTCATTGGTGGCGTATTCGCTGGGTATTACGGACATCGATCCCACCGCCTACGCCCTGCTGTTCGAGCGCTTTTTGAACCCGGAACGGGTTTCCATGCCCGACTTTGATATCGACTTCTGCCAGGACAACCGGTGGCGTGTCATTGAATACGTGCGCGGCAAATATGGCGCCGAAGCGGTGAGCCAGATTGCCACTTTCGGGACCATGGCCGCCAAAGCGGTGGTGCGCGACGTGGGTCGTGTGCTCGATTTACCGTATATGTTTGTCGATGGCCTGTCCAAGTTGATTCCAGCTGCGCCAGGCAAGCAATACAGCCTGGACGATGCCACCGAAATGGTGCCAGAACTAGCCGTACGGGTGCAAAACGAAGAAGAAGTCGCCGAACTGTGGGAACTGGCCAAAAAGCTCGAAGGCCTCACCCGTAACATCGGCATGCATGCCGGGGGCGTATTGATTGCTCCGGGCCAGATCACCGACTTCTGCCCGGTATACCAAGCCAGCGGAGTGGATTCGTCACCCGTCTCCATGCTGGATAAAGATGACGTTGAGCAAGTCGGGCTGGTGAAGTTCGACTTTTTGGGCCTGCGAAATCTGACGATTATCGAACTGGCCCTGCAATATATCAAAGAGCAAACCGGCGAATACATCGACTTGATGAGTCTCGGTTTTGGCGATCAAGCGGCCTACCAGGTTTTCCGCGATGCCAATACAACTGCGGTATTTCAGGTTGAATCGGACGGCATGAAACGGCTGCTGGAAAAACTCCAGCCTGACCGTTTTGAAGACATTATCGCGGTCTTGGCACTCTACCGCCCGGGCCCGCTGGGTTCCGGCATGGTTGATACGTTTATCAACCGGAAAAAAGGTCTGGAGAAACCGGACTACTTCCACCCCGATCTGGAAAAGTGTCTGGAGCCAACCTATGGCGTGATCGTGTATCAAGAGCAGGTGATGCAGATTTCGCAGATTATCGGTGGCTACACGCTCGGTGGCGCGGATATGTTGCGCCGGGCCATGGGCAAGAAAAAGCCCGAAGAAATGGCCAAGCACCGGGCAACCATTGCCGAAGGTGCGGCGCAAAAAGGCTACAACCCGGCGCTGGCAGAAAACCTGTTCGACTTGATGACCAAGTTTGCCGAGTACGGCTTTAACAAGTCGCACACGGCCGCCTACGCGGTGGTGTCGTACCACACAGCATGGCTCAAGGCGCACCACACCGCCGCTTTCATGGCCGCGACCATGAGTTCGGAACTGGATAACACCGACCAGCTGAAGGTGTTCTACGACGATTGCATTGAGAAAAACAAACTCGAAATGCTGCCGCCGGACGTGAACCACAGCATGTACCGCTTTGTGCCAGTGGGTAAGCGGCAGATTCGTTATGCACTGGGCGCCATCAAGGGCGTCGGTGAAGGCGCGGTTAACATGATCGTGGCCGAGCGTGCAGCCAACGGTCCGTTTACCGATCTTTATGACTTCTGCATGCGCACCGACAAGAAAGAAGTCAACAAACGCGTGCTGGAAGCGCTGATTCGCGGCGGTGCGTTTGATGCGCTTGAACCCAATCGCGCGCAGCTGCTGGGCAACGTTGAGCAAGCCATGAGTCTGGCCGAGCACGCTGCTGCCAACGCCAATCAAGGCAGTCTGTTTGACGTGTTCGAGCCTTCTGCTGCGCCAACGGTGGAATGGATTACCGTTCCTGCGTGGGACGACAAAACCCGGCTGGCCGAAGAAAAACCGGCAATCGGGTTTTATCTGTCCGGTCACCCGTTTGACGCCTATGCCAAAGACGTCAAAGCCTTTATCAAAACCCGCCTGGATCGCTTGCAACCGCGTAAAGACATTCAGTTTGTCGCCGGGATTGTGATTGGTGTGCGCGTCAAAAATGGCGAGCGTGGGCGCATGGCGTTTGTGACGCTGGATGACGGTTTTGCCAAACAAGACGTCACCGTATATTCAGAGGTATTTGAAGCCAATCGCACCAAATTGACTGAAGATGCCTTGCTGGTCATCCCAGGCAAAATCAGTGAAGATCGCTTCTCTGGCGGCCTGCGTGTGATTGCGGACGGGGTTATGGACATCGCGGAAGCGCGCAGCCAGTTTGCGCAGGCACTTACGCTCAAATTCAACGGCAATGCCGACCCGGCCAAACTACGACAAGCGCTGGATAACTGGTCTGGCGGTGCTTGCCAGGTTGAAATCGAATATCACAATGACAACGCCAGTTGCCGGCTGGCTCTGGGCAATATCTGGCGCGTTACTTTGCATGACGATCTGGTGGGTTCACTGAAAACGTGGCTGGGTAATGATGCCGTTTCGATTCGTTTCTCATAGCACTACCAAACAAGGGGCCTCGCGCCCCTTGTTTGTTTTTCGGCTCCGGCGCTCCGTTTCAAACGCCCGCAGCCCAGAGGTCATCACGCTTTCCCTATTCGGCAAAACCCTGACTTGTTTTCGGCCGGGCAGACGTCCAGCATCACGCTAACCGCCATTTAGTTGATTCAAGCATTCAATCACCACTGACTACTACAAAGTTGAAAGGCATCGGAGTCGTACATGGATGAAGAACTGAATAAAAAAGCACTGGATTATCATCGCTTTCCCAAGCCCGGCAAGATCCAGGTCGTACCGACCAAGGCTCTGGCCAGCCAGCGCGATCTGGCACTGGCCTACTCCCCGGGCGTTGCTGCCGCATGTATGGCCATCGTCGAAGACCCGGCGGAAGCCCGCAACATGACCGCACGGGGCAACTTGGTCGCGGTGATTTCCAACGGCACCGCCGTACTCGGTCTGGGCAATATCGGTCCGCTAGCGGGCAAGCCAGTGATGGAAGGCAAAGGCGTATTGTTCAAGAAATTCGCAGGTATCGACGTATTTGATATCGAAGTCGCGGAAAACGACCCAGACAAGCTGGTTGAGATCATCGCATCGCTGGAACCCACTTTCGGCGGCATCAACCTGGAAGACATCAAGGCACCGGAGTGCTTCATCGTTGAACGCAAACTGCGTGAACGCATGAATATCCCGGTGTTCCACGACGATCAACACGGCACTGCCATCATTACCGGCGCCGCGGTAAAGAACGGCTTGCGTTACGTCGAAAAGAAGATCGAAAACGTCAAACTGGTCTGTTCCGGTGCTGGCGCGGCAGCGATTGCGTGTCTGGATTTGCTGGTTGGCATGGGCCTGAAACGCGAAAACGTACTGGTTTGCGACTCCAAAGGCGTGATCTACACCGGCCGTGACGAACGCCTGGATGAGACCAAAGCCCGCTACGTGCGTGACACCCCTGCCCGCACGCTGAGCGACGCGATTGATGGCGCGGATATTTTCCTGGGTTTGTCTGGCCCTGGCGTTGTGACTCAAGAAATGGTCACGCGCATGGCTGCCAAACCGCTGATTCTGGCGCTGGCCAACCCCGACCCCGAGATTGCTCCGCCGGCTGCCAAGGCCGTGCGCCCCGACGCCATTGTGTGTACTGGCCGCTCGGATTATCCGAATCAGGTTAATAATGTTTTGTGCTTCCCGTTCATTTTCCGTGGCGCGCTGGATGTCGGTGCCACCACGATCAATGAAGAAATGAAGCGCGCTGCAGTAACCGCCATCGCTGATCTGGCCCACGCGGAACAATCCGACGTGGTGGCCGATGCTTATGGTGGCCAGAGCCTGAAATTTGGCCCGGAATATCTGATTCCCAAACCGTTCGACCCACGCCTGATCATCAAGATCGCGCCTGCCGTTGCGCAGGCGGCCATGGATAGCGGCGTGGCCGAACGGCCGATCACCGATATGCACGCGTATATCGAAGACCTGACCCAGTTCGTCTACAAGTCCAACCTGTTTATGCGCCCGGTGTTCTCGGCCGCTCGCAAGAAGCAGGAACGCGTGGTGTATTGCGAGGGCGAAGACCAGCGCGTACTGCATGCCGTGCAAGAAGCCGTGGACATGAAGCTGTGTGTGCCGATTCTGATTGGCCGCCCGAAAGTCATCCTCAAGCGCATTGAGCACCTGGGTTTGCGTATCAAGCACGGCGTGGATTTTGAAATCTGCAATCCCGAACACGATCCGCGCTATCGCGAGTACTGGAAGCTGTACCACTCTCTAATGATGCGCAAGGGCGTGTCGGAAGAGCAGGCGCAACTGGAAGTGCGCGGCAAACCGACGCTGATTGGCGCATTGATGGTAAAACGCGGTGAAGCCGACGCGCTGATCTGTGGCCTGACCGGGCGCTATCACCAGCATCATTTCTATGTCACCAATGTACTTTGCCCCAAGCAAGGTGCGGCGACCACGGGTGCGATGAATGCGCTGCTGCTGCCAACCGGCAACATTTTCATTGCTGATACCTACGTCAACCAGGACCCGACTGCGGAACAACTGGCCGACATCACCTTGATGGCGGCAGAAGCGGTGCGCAATTTTGGCATCGCGCCCAAAGTCGCGCTGTTGTCGCACTCCAGTTTCGGCACGTCGGACAGCCCGTCCGCCCGCAAGATGCAAGCCACATTGCGGCTGGTGCGTGAACGCGCACCTGAACTGGAAATCGACGGAGAAATGCATGGTGACGCAGCCATTTCGGCGGAAATCCGTCAGCGCGTGTTCCCGCACTCCACGCTCAAGGGCGACGCCAATCTGTTGATCATGCCGAACCTGGATGCCGCGAACATCTCGTTCAACCTGCTCAAAATGACTGCGGGCGATGGCTTGACGGTGGGGCCAATCCTGCTGGGCATCCCGGCTACCGCGCATATCCTCACGCCAACGGCATCGGTCCGGCGCGTGGTGAACATGACGGCGCTGGCCTCGGTTGAGGCTGCAACACACGACAACGACGTCCAGTTGCATGTGGATTAAGTTGGCAAACCCTCAGCAAGTGGGGACGTAACCACCGCTCGCTGGCCAGGACAGGGCGAAAATCGCGGCAAATGCGGTTTTCGCCCTTATGCTTTGTAAAGTGGCCGTGCAGTCAGTCCAATGTTCTAATTGGTGATTGGTGATTGGTGATTGGTTTATTCAACGATGGCGACAAGGAGATGAGATGAGCGAATTCAATCCTGCAGATCCGTTCGGCTTTTTCACCCAGATGTGGAAAAACCCGCCCAGTGGCGCCAATCCATTCATGCCGCCACTCACCGAAGAAGAAATCGATCGCAAACTGGCGGAACTCAAAACGGTAGAGCAATGGCTTTCCGTGCAAGTGGGCATGTTGCAAATGACAGCCAAAACGCTGGAACTGCAAAAGGCCGGACTGGTCGCACTGCGACAGGGACTCGACCCCAAACCAGCCGACGGAGGCCATGGCGGATGAAATTGCAGCAAAAACAGAACAAACAAGACCACCTGTTCCAGAACTACGCCCTTTCCTGGCGCAGCGCCTTCATCGCGTGCTGCGCTGCCATTCTGGCTGCGTGTACCACCCCGCCGACGCAGCAACCTGGCCCCACTCCAACACCCACGCCAACTCCGCAGCCCGCCGCGGTGAAATACCAGAGTGTCAGCTGGAGCGACGTGCCAGCGACCACGGATGTTGAGATGGTCAACGGGTTCAACGCCTGGCGTAGTGGCTGCCCCAAACTGGCACGCAATGCTACGTGGGCGGCAACATGCAAGGATGCGGCCAACGTGCCGCAAGATGCCGGCGCGGTGCGCAGCTTCTTGCAGAACCGGTTACAGCCCTACGCGTTGCAAAATCCGGATGGCAGCCAGACTGGCTTGATTACCGGCTATTACGAGCCGGTTTATCCAGGTAGCCAAAGCAAAACCGCTAAAGCCACAGTGCCCGTTTACAGCGTGCCGGATGATCTGATCATCGTAGCGCTAGATGATCTTTATCCGGAACTCAAAGGCAAGCGCGTTCGCGGCAAGCTGCAGGGCCGCAAGCTGGTGCCCTACCCGGATGCAGCCAGCATTGGCGACAAAGGCGTAACCGCGCCGGTCTTGGCCTGGTTGCAAGACCCGATGGATTTGCAGTTTCTGCAGATTCAGGGCTCTGGCCGGGTGCGCTTGGCCGATGGCAGTCAAATGCGTCTGGCCTACGCCGATCAGAATGGCCAACCCTATAAGCCGATTGGCCGCTGGCTAGTCGAACAAGGTCAGTTGAAGTCCGGCCAGGTCAGCATGCAGGCGATCCGGGCATGGGCGACGGCTAATCCGAAACGGATTCCCGAATTACTTGCCAGCAATCCGAGCTATGTTTTTTTCCGCGTCTTGCCGCCCTCCAATGAAGGCCCACAAGGCGCGTTGGGTGTACCGCTAACAGCCGAATATAGCGCGGCGATTGATCCCAAGGCGGTGCCGCTGGGGAGCCTGATCTGGCTCTCTAGCACCCGCCCGGACAACAACAAGGCCATCAACCGGCCGCTGGCGGCACAAGATACCGGCGGCGCCATTGCCGGCGCCGTACGCGCCGACTTGTTCTGGGGCACTGGCGACGCCGCTGGCGAATTGGCTGGCCATACCAAACAGCAAGGGCGCATCTGGTTACTCTGGCCTAAAGAAGCGCCACCGCCGCAACCGTAGTCGGCGGATTGGAGTGGATAACAAGCACCAAAGGCTGGCCGGGACCACACATTCCGGCCAGCGTGCATCTGCGGGTTGACCAATTCCGGCAAGTTCGGCAAGATGAATCCCGAAATTCCTCTTCATTGTTTACGCAGACCTGATTACCAATATGGCATTCCACTCCAACGATATCTGGCTTGAATGGCGATGGCGTAGCTGCTGATAGCGGCCGCAAGCCTATTCGCTTTGTCTCAAACCATAATTCGTTCGGAGTAAGTCATGCTGACGCGTGAACAATTCGCAGCGCTCGCTGCACAAGGCTATAACCGTATTCCCGTTGTCCTCGAGCTGTTTGCCGATCTGGACACCCCTCTTTCTGTTTATCTCAAGCTGGCCAATCGTCCGTATTCCTATTTGCTGGAATCCGTCGTCGGTGGCGAGCGCTTTGGTCGTTATTCCTTCATCGGTTTGCCTGCACGTACTCGCCTGACGGTGAATGGCGAACATGTTGATGTAATCCACGACGACCGGATCATCGAAAGCTTTGATGGCAATCCGCTTGATTTCATCAATAGCTATCAGCAACGCTTTAAAGCCTCCATCCCGGCCAATATGCCGCGTTTTATTGGCGGGCTGGTCGGCTACTTTGGCTACGAAACCATCCGTTTTATCGAGCGCAAACTGGCGCACGTGCAAAAGCCGGATGTGATTGGTGCACCAGACATTCAATTGCTGTTATCTGAAGAACTGGCCGTTGTAGATAATCTCTCCGGCAAGCTCTATCTGGTGGTTTACGCCGACCCAGCCAAACCCGAAGCCTACGACAAAGCCGAAGCGCGCTTGTGGGAGCTACGCATGAAGCTGCGCGAGCCCGCACCGATGCCGTTGCAAGGCCCGGCAGAAAGCGTTACCACACCGAACTCGGAATTTGGCGAGGAGCGTTTCAAAGAGGCGATTGGCAAGGCCAAGGAATACATTCTGGATGGCGACATCATGCAAGTGGTGTTGTCGCAACGCATGCAATTGCCGTTCCATGAGTCGCCGCTCTCACTTTATCGTGCACTGCGCTCGCTCAATCCTTCGCCGTACATGTTCTTCTACCACTTTGGTGACATGCACGTCGTCGGCGCCTCGCCAGAGATTCTGGTGCGGCTGGAAGGTGAAACCATCACGGTGCGCCCGATTGCCGGCACCCGCCCACGCGGCAAAACACGGGAAGAAGATCAGGAGTTGGCCGCAGAACTACTGGCCGATCCCAAAGAGATTGCTGAACACGTCATGCTGATGGATCTGGGTCGCAACGACACCGGGCGTGTGGCGCAAATCGGCAGCGTGAAAGTGCTGGATCGCATGATCGTGGAAAAGTACTCCCACGTGATGCACATTGTTTCCAGTGTGGAAGGCAAGCTTAAACCGGGCCTTTCCAATATCGACGTGCTCAAGGCCACCTTCCCGGCTGGTACGGTTTCTGGTGCGCCCAAAGTGCGCGCCATGGAAATCATCGACGAACTGGAGCCAAGCAAGCGCGGGGTTTACTCCGGCGCAGTGGGTTATCTTGGCTTTAATGGCGACATGGACGTGGCCATTGCGCTGCGGACCGCCGTAGTAAAAAACAACACGCTTTATATGCAGGCGGGCGCCGGGATCGTGGCCGACTCCGTACCGCAAAGCGAATGGCAAGAGACGCTGAACAAGGCCCGCGCCGTATTGCGCGCTGCCGAGCTGGTTCAACGCGGCCTTGATGCCTGACTCTTACCGGATACTGGAGAACTCACCATGCTGTTGATGATCGACAACTACGACTCGTTTACCTATAACCTCGTGCAGTATTTTGGTGAACTGAAACAAGATGTTGTGGTGTACCGCAACGACGAAATCACCATCGAACAGATCGAAGCGCTGCAGCCGAAATACCTGGTCGTGTCGCCCGGGCCATGTACTCCGCTTGAGGCCGGTATTTCAGTCGCTGCCATTGAACACTTTGCCGGCAAGCTGCCGATCTTGGGCGTGTGCCTCGGGCATCAATCCATCGGTCAGGCTTATGGCGGCAAAATCGTGCACGCCCAAACCCTGATGCACGGTAAGACCTCGCCGGTCAGCCATACCAACAAGGGCGTGTTCAAAGACCTGCCCTCTCCGTTTACCGCCACCCGTTATCACTCTTTGGTGATCGAGCGCGAAAGCCTGCCCGACTGTCTGGAAGTGACGGCTTGGACTGAAGACGGCGAGATCA
This genomic interval from Silvimonas soli contains the following:
- the trpE gene encoding anthranilate synthase component I, which codes for MLTREQFAALAAQGYNRIPVVLELFADLDTPLSVYLKLANRPYSYLLESVVGGERFGRYSFIGLPARTRLTVNGEHVDVIHDDRIIESFDGNPLDFINSYQQRFKASIPANMPRFIGGLVGYFGYETIRFIERKLAHVQKPDVIGAPDIQLLLSEELAVVDNLSGKLYLVVYADPAKPEAYDKAEARLWELRMKLREPAPMPLQGPAESVTTPNSEFGEERFKEAIGKAKEYILDGDIMQVVLSQRMQLPFHESPLSLYRALRSLNPSPYMFFYHFGDMHVVGASPEILVRLEGETITVRPIAGTRPRGKTREEDQELAAELLADPKEIAEHVMLMDLGRNDTGRVAQIGSVKVLDRMIVEKYSHVMHIVSSVEGKLKPGLSNIDVLKATFPAGTVSGAPKVRAMEIIDELEPSKRGVYSGAVGYLGFNGDMDVAIALRTAVVKNNTLYMQAGAGIVADSVPQSEWQETLNKARAVLRAAELVQRGLDA
- the dnaE gene encoding DNA polymerase III subunit alpha, producing the protein MNTPAFIHLRLHSEFSVTDGIVRIDDAVSHAKALGMPAVAVSDLMNLFGMVKLYKSCRSAGLKPIVALDTWIENEEDRDKPTRVLFVARDRGGYGRLCELLTRAYLENQYRGRAELKKAWLDEGDNSGLLCLSGAHQGEIGQALLNGNLEGARELAQWWHARFPNAFYLELQRTGKPECEVSVQGHLDLASELDLPVVATHAIQFMAPDDFKAHEARTCIAEGYVVSDKRRPRNFTEEQYFKTPAQMQELFSDIPEALANTITIAQRCNINIVLGKNFLPLFPTPEGMTLDDFLVHQAKEGLEMRLAQLYPDQAQRDAERPRYQERLKFETDTIIQMGFPGYFLIVADFIIWAKQNGCPVGPGRGSGAGSLVAYSLGITDIDPTAYALLFERFLNPERVSMPDFDIDFCQDNRWRVIEYVRGKYGAEAVSQIATFGTMAAKAVVRDVGRVLDLPYMFVDGLSKLIPAAPGKQYSLDDATEMVPELAVRVQNEEEVAELWELAKKLEGLTRNIGMHAGGVLIAPGQITDFCPVYQASGVDSSPVSMLDKDDVEQVGLVKFDFLGLRNLTIIELALQYIKEQTGEYIDLMSLGFGDQAAYQVFRDANTTAVFQVESDGMKRLLEKLQPDRFEDIIAVLALYRPGPLGSGMVDTFINRKKGLEKPDYFHPDLEKCLEPTYGVIVYQEQVMQISQIIGGYTLGGADMLRRAMGKKKPEEMAKHRATIAEGAAQKGYNPALAENLFDLMTKFAEYGFNKSHTAAYAVVSYHTAWLKAHHTAAFMAATMSSELDNTDQLKVFYDDCIEKNKLEMLPPDVNHSMYRFVPVGKRQIRYALGAIKGVGEGAVNMIVAERAANGPFTDLYDFCMRTDKKEVNKRVLEALIRGGAFDALEPNRAQLLGNVEQAMSLAEHAAANANQGSLFDVFEPSAAPTVEWITVPAWDDKTRLAEEKPAIGFYLSGHPFDAYAKDVKAFIKTRLDRLQPRKDIQFVAGIVIGVRVKNGERGRMAFVTLDDGFAKQDVTVYSEVFEANRTKLTEDALLVIPGKISEDRFSGGLRVIADGVMDIAEARSQFAQALTLKFNGNADPAKLRQALDNWSGGACQVEIEYHNDNASCRLALGNIWRVTLHDDLVGSLKTWLGNDAVSIRFS
- the mltA gene encoding murein transglycosylase A; translated protein: MKLQQKQNKQDHLFQNYALSWRSAFIACCAAILAACTTPPTQQPGPTPTPTPTPQPAAVKYQSVSWSDVPATTDVEMVNGFNAWRSGCPKLARNATWAATCKDAANVPQDAGAVRSFLQNRLQPYALQNPDGSQTGLITGYYEPVYPGSQSKTAKATVPVYSVPDDLIIVALDDLYPELKGKRVRGKLQGRKLVPYPDAASIGDKGVTAPVLAWLQDPMDLQFLQIQGSGRVRLADGSQMRLAYADQNGQPYKPIGRWLVEQGQLKSGQVSMQAIRAWATANPKRIPELLASNPSYVFFRVLPPSNEGPQGALGVPLTAEYSAAIDPKAVPLGSLIWLSSTRPDNNKAINRPLAAQDTGGAIAGAVRADLFWGTGDAAGELAGHTKQQGRIWLLWPKEAPPPQP
- a CDS encoding PhaM family polyhydroxyalkanoate granule multifunctional regulatory protein — encoded protein: MSEFNPADPFGFFTQMWKNPPSGANPFMPPLTEEEIDRKLAELKTVEQWLSVQVGMLQMTAKTLELQKAGLVALRQGLDPKPADGGHGG
- a CDS encoding NADP-dependent malic enzyme, translated to MDEELNKKALDYHRFPKPGKIQVVPTKALASQRDLALAYSPGVAAACMAIVEDPAEARNMTARGNLVAVISNGTAVLGLGNIGPLAGKPVMEGKGVLFKKFAGIDVFDIEVAENDPDKLVEIIASLEPTFGGINLEDIKAPECFIVERKLRERMNIPVFHDDQHGTAIITGAAVKNGLRYVEKKIENVKLVCSGAGAAAIACLDLLVGMGLKRENVLVCDSKGVIYTGRDERLDETKARYVRDTPARTLSDAIDGADIFLGLSGPGVVTQEMVTRMAAKPLILALANPDPEIAPPAAKAVRPDAIVCTGRSDYPNQVNNVLCFPFIFRGALDVGATTINEEMKRAAVTAIADLAHAEQSDVVADAYGGQSLKFGPEYLIPKPFDPRLIIKIAPAVAQAAMDSGVAERPITDMHAYIEDLTQFVYKSNLFMRPVFSAARKKQERVVYCEGEDQRVLHAVQEAVDMKLCVPILIGRPKVILKRIEHLGLRIKHGVDFEICNPEHDPRYREYWKLYHSLMMRKGVSEEQAQLEVRGKPTLIGALMVKRGEADALICGLTGRYHQHHFYVTNVLCPKQGAATTGAMNALLLPTGNIFIADTYVNQDPTAEQLADITLMAAEAVRNFGIAPKVALLSHSSFGTSDSPSARKMQATLRLVRERAPELEIDGEMHGDAAISAEIRQRVFPHSTLKGDANLLIMPNLDAANISFNLLKMTAGDGLTVGPILLGIPATAHILTPTASVRRVVNMTALASVEAATHDNDVQLHVD
- the pabA gene encoding aminodeoxychorismate/anthranilate synthase component II, which encodes MLLMIDNYDSFTYNLVQYFGELKQDVVVYRNDEITIEQIEALQPKYLVVSPGPCTPLEAGISVAAIEHFAGKLPILGVCLGHQSIGQAYGGKIVHAQTLMHGKTSPVSHTNKGVFKDLPSPFTATRYHSLVIERESLPDCLEVTAWTEDGEIMGVRHKTLPIEGVQFHPESILTEHGHQMLDNFLKEWA
- a CDS encoding YjfB family protein; translated protein: MLNSLVLQPAATNVAVGVGVMKKANDAQASAALSLLQALPPVPQYNNPTNLGNAVDTKA